ACTTCGTCGGCGCGGTAGACCAGGGCACCACCAGCACCCGATTCATGATCTTTGACCACGGCGGCAACGAGGTCGGCCGCCACCAGCTCGAACACCAGCAGATCCTGCCGCAGGCCGGTTGGGTGGAGCACAACCCGCTGGAGATCTGGGAGCGGACCCAGACCGTCATCCAGACCGCGATGAACGCCCGGGGCCTGACCGGCGCCGACCTCGCCGCGCTCGGCATCACCAACCAGCGCGAGACCACGGTGGTCTGGAACCGGCGGACCGGGCGGCCCTACTACAACGCCATCGTCTGGCAGGACACCCGCACCGACCGGATCGCCTCGGCGCTGGAGCGTACGGGCAAGGGCGACGTCATCCGGCGCAAGGCCGGCCTGCCGCCGGCGACCTACTTCTCCGCCGGGAAGATCCAGTGGATCCTCGAGAACGTCGACGGGGTCCGGGAGGCGGCCGAGCGAGGCGAGGCCGTCTTCGGCAACACCGACACCTGGCTGCTGTGGAATCTCACCGGCGGCACCGAGGGCGGCGTGCACGTCACCGACCCCACCAACGCCAGCCGCACCATGCTGATGAACCTGGAGACCCTGGACTGGGACGACGAGCTGCTGTCGTTCTTCGGCATCCCCCGCGCCATGCTGCCGGAGATCCGGCCCTCCTCCGATCCGCGCTCGTACGGCAGCACCGCGCCGCACGGCCCGTTCAGCAGCCCGGTGCCGCTCACCGGTGACCTGGGGGACCAGCAGGCCGCCACGGTCGGGCAGGTCTGTTTCGCGCCGGGCGAGGCGAAGAACACCTACGGCACGGGAAACTTCATGTTGCTCAACACCGGCACGGACATCGTGCGTTCCAAGGCCGGGCTGCTCACCACGGTGTGCTACCAGTTCGGCGACGAGGCGCCGGTGTACGCGTTGGAGGGCTCGATCGCGGTGACCGGGTCGGCGGTGCAGTGGCTGCGCGACCAGCTCAAGATCATCAGCACCGCCGGGCAGAGCGAGATCCTGGCCCGCCAGGTGGAGGACAACGGCGGGGTCTACTTCGTGCCCGCCTTCTCCGGCCTGTTCGCCCCGTACTGGCGCTCCGACGCCCGGGGCGCGATCGTCGGCCTGTCCCGGTTCAACACCGACGCCCACATCGCCCGGGCCACCCTCGAGTCCATCTGCTACCAGAGCCGCGACGTGGCCGAGGCCATGGCGCAGGACTGTGGGACGGACCTGGAATGCCTGAAGGTCGATGGCGGCGTCACCGTCAACGATCTGTGCATGCAGCTGCAGGCGGACATCCTCGGCGTACCGGTCAGCCGGCCGGTGGTCGCGGAGACCACCGCGCTCGGCGCCGCCTACGCCGCCGGCCTCGCCGTCGGATTCTGGAAGAGCACCGACGAGCTGCGCGAGAACTGGAACGAGAGCCGGCGCTGGCAGCCGTCCTGGTCGGCGGAGCAGCGCGAGACCGGCTACGCCCGGTGGAAGAAGGCGGTCCAGCGCACCCTCGACTGGGTCGACGTCGGCTGACGCCGCGCGCCCGGCCGCAATCCATCGAAGGGCCAGCCCGTACCCGGCTCGCTGACGCGCCGGGTACGGGCCGCCTTGCTCGATCTTCCGCGACGGACCGGAGCCTTGGCCCGGGATTGCCACGTTTCATGCATGAATATGTGCAATGCACACCGTTTGGGGGAAAAGCGTGTTTAGCTGCACGGTGACGGATGCCCTGCGCCGGGGAGGGATTGGCATGTACGGACGTGAGCTGCGCGGTCTGCTGCATCCGTTCCTCCTGCTCCTGATCTTCGAACGGCCCGGCCACGGGTACGACCTGATCGACCGGCTCAGAGCCCTGGGGATGCCCGACGTGGAGCCCGGCCACGTCTACCGGGTGCTGCGCGGACTGGAACGCGATCGGTCGCTGACCTCGGTGTGGGAGACCGGCGGGGCCGGGCCAGCACGGCGGTGCTACGAGCTCACGGCCAAGGGCCGCAACGATCTCCGGTCGTGGCGGGTCCGGCTGGCGCAGCTCGACCGGGTCATCGGTGCCTGCCTGCGACGCTCGGCGGGTGCCTTCGAGGGGACACGGGTCGGCCGCGCCGACCGGTACGCCGCTTCCGGCCGCTGAACGGAGGGTCATGCAGTCGCCTGTGGTGCCGGCAGTCCACCGCGCGTTCGCCCGTCGGGTGCGCCCGGCCGAGGCGCTCGCCGGCGACGCGACGCAGATCGCGCGAGCCTGCCACGAGATGGCGGTGCGCTTCCACCGCGGTGGAAAGCTGATCGTCTTCGCCAACGGTGGGCCGGCGACGGACGCCCAGCATGTCGTGGTGGAGTTCGTCCACCCGGTCATCGTGGGCAAGCGGGCCCTGCCGGCGATATCGCTGACCAACGACGCCGCCACGCTCACCGGGATCGCCCGGGCGGAGGGCTTCGACGAGGTGTTCGCGGCTCAGCTGCGCCTACTCGCCGCGCCGGAGGACATCGCCCTCGGACTGTCCGTCGACGGCCGGTGCGCCAACGTCCGGCGTGGCCTGATGACCGCCCGCGACCTCGGTCTCCTCACCGTCGGGCTGCTCGGCGGCGACGGCGGGGACATCGCCCGGGACGGCATCGCCGACCATGTCGTCGTCGCCCGCTCCGATGATCCGTGCATCGTGAAGGAGGTGCACGTGACGATCTATCACATCCTGTGGGAGTTGGTCCACGTGTTCTTCGAGCAGCCCGGGCTGCTGGAGCCGGAGTCGGTCCGGTGAGCCCGCAGCCGGTGCCGACGACGCGGGGCGTGCCCGAGTGCCACGACGACGTCTGCATCACCTGTTCCGACACGGCGGTGGCGGTCCGGGTGCGGAAGCTGATGGCCGACGGCCTGGCCGTGGTCGACACGGACGCCGGTCCGGAGGAGGTCAGTGTGGCCCTGGTCGACGCGGAACCGGGTGACGTGGTGCTGGTGCACGCCAAGGAGGCCATCGCCGTCGTGGAGAAGCGCCGATGAGCACCAGGGCCGAGGGCGCCATCGGAGCGCTGTACCCGTTCCTCGACACCCGGCCGACCGACGTCGACGCGGTGCTCGCCGCGGTGGCGAGGTCCACCGCGGAGAAGGCGGGGGAGATCGTCGCCCTCCGTGAATCCCTGGTCGCCGAGCACGGGCAGCGGCTGGTCGACTGCGCCCGCCGGTGTGCCGCGGCCTTCCACGCCGGCGGCACGCTGTTCACCTTCGGCAACGGCGGCAGCAGTACGGACGCGCAGGACCTCGCGCAGTTGTTCCTGCACCCGCCGAAGGCCGCCCGCCCGCTACCGGCCATCTCGCTGACCCATGACGTCGCGTTGATCACGGCGCTCTCCAACGACGTGGGGTTCGAGGTGGTCTTCGCCCGACAGTTGGCGGCGTTCGGTCGGGCAGGGGACATCGCGGTGGGGCTGTCCACGAGCGGCGGGTCGAACAACGTCCTGCGGGCGTTCGAGGAGGCGGCCCGGCGCGGCATGCTCACCGTCGGCATCGCCGGATACGACGGCGGCCGGATGGCGGAATCCGAGGTCATCGACCACCTGTTCGTGGTGCCGTCGGCCTCGGTACACCGGGTCCAGGAGGCGCAGACGACGGTGTACCACGTGCTCTGGGAACTCACCCAGCAGGCGTTGGCCGACTCACGCTGACCGGTTGCCGTGGATCTGGCCAGCGTGCGACGGGTGCACGTCCGTGTCGAGGGCATCGTGCAGGGGGTCGGCTTCCGGCCGTTCGTGCACGCCCTGGCGACCGAGTACGACCTGGCCGGGTTCGTCGGCAACGACACGACCGGGGTCTTCGTCGAGGTCGAGGGGGACGGTGACCGGCTGACCGCCTTCGTGGCCGACCTCAGCCGACGCGCGCCGGCACTCGCTCAGGTCGAGCGGCTGACCACCGAGGCGGTTCCACCGACCGGCCGGCCCGGCTTCGCGATCGTCACCAGCGTGACCGGTGCCGGCCGGGAAGCCCTGATCTCGCCGGACACCGCCACCTGCCCGGACTGCCTCGCCGAGCTGTCCGACCCGGCGGACCGGCGCCACGGTTACCCGTTCACCAACTGCACCAACTGCGGCCCGCGGTTCACCATCGTCGAGGACGTCCCGTACGACCGCCGCACCACCACGATGGCCGAGTTCGCGCTCTGTCCCGCCTGCGCCGCCGAGTACGCCGACCCGGCGAACCGCCGCTTCCACGCCGAGCCGGTGTGCTGCCCCGCGTGCGGTCCGGCACTCCGACTCGTCACCGCCGGCGGCACCTCCGTTGCCGGCGATCCCGTCGACACTGCCGTACGGTGGCTGCGCGACGGCCGGATCGTCGCGGTCAAGGGCCTCGGCGGCTACCACCTGGCCGCCCGGGCCGACGACGACCGGGCCGTCTCCACGCTGCGCGCCCGCAAGCACCGCGAGGAGAAACCGTTCGCCGTGATGGCCGCCGACCTGCCGGCGGCGAATGCCCTGGTCGACGTGCCGCCGGCGGCCGTGCCGGTGCTCACCGGCGCTCGCCGTCCCGTGGTGCTGCTGCCGCGCCGCGCCGACGCTCCGGTCGCCGACTCGGTGGCGCCGGGCAACCGGGACCTGGGTGTGCTGCTGCCGTACACGCCGCTGCACCAGCTGCTGCTCCGGCGGCTCGGCATGCCGATCGTGCTGACCAGCGGCAACGTCTCCGACGAACCGATCGCTCACCGCGACGATGACGCCCGTCGGCGGCTGGCGCGGATCGCCGACGGTTTCCTCGTGCACGATCGGCGGATCCACGTCCGGACCGACGACTCGGTGGTGCGCGTGTTCCGCGGCCGTGAGCTACCGGTGCGGCGGTCCCGTGGTTACGTGCCCGCGCCGATCACCGTGCCATGGCGGTTCGATCGCCCGGTGCTGGCGTGCGGCGCGGAGCTGAAGAACACCTTCTGCGTGGCGAAGGGGCGGCGCGCGTTCGTCTCGCACCACGTCGGTGACCTGGAGAACTACGAGACGCTACGGGCGTTCACCGACGGGATCGCGCACTTCACCCGGCTGTTCGACATCCGACCGGAGGTCGTCGCCCACGACCTGCATCCCGAATACCTGTCCACCAAGTACGCGCTGCAGCGCGATGACGTCGAGCTGGTCGGGGTGCAGCACCACCACGCCCACATCGCGTCCTGCCTGGCCGACAACGGCGAGCCCGGTCCGGTGATCGGCGTCGCCTTCGACGGCCTCGGGTTCGGCCCGGACGGCACCCTCTGGGGAGGTGAGCTGCTCGTCGCGGACCTCACCGGCTTCGAGCGGGTCGGTCACCTGGGCGCGGTGCCGATGCCGGGCGGGGCCGCGGCGATCCGTGAGCCATGGCGGATGGCGGCGGCCTACCTCGACGAGATCTACGGCGACGCCGTGCCGGACCTGCCGGTGCGGCGCCGGCACGAACGGCACTGGCCCGCGGTGGTGGCGCTGGCGCGGAGCGGGACGAACTCGCCGCGTACCTCGAGCGCGGGCCGGCTGTTCGACGCCGTCGCGGCGCTGCTCGGCCTGCGGGACCGCGTCACGTACGAGGGGCAGGCGGCGATCGCCCTGGAACAACGGGCCGACCCCGACGAGCGGGGCGGCTACCGGATCGAGCCGAGCGGGGTCCCGCTCGCGGACGTCGGCCGCGGGCTGGTCCGTTGCGTGGTCGACGACCTGCTCGCCCAGGTGGACCCCGGCCGGATCGCCGCCCGCTTCCAGCACGGCCTGGCGGATGCCGTGGTGCGGGCGGCCGAAGCCGCCCGGGAGCGGACCGGCCTCGCCGTGGTCGCGCTCTCCGGCGGGGTCTTCCAGAACGTGTTGCTGCTCGACCGGACGGTGAGCGGGCTGGAGCAGCACGGCTTCCGGGTGCTCGTGCACTCGCGGGTGCCGCCCAACGACGGCGGTATCTGCCTCGGCCAGGCCGTGGTGGCCGCGGCCCGGGCCGTTCCGGCAGGGTGAGGCGGAACCGCCGTCAGCAGATGCGGGGGAGTGGGTCCCCGACCAGCATGTCGACCACCCGCGTACCGCCGAACGCCGTGTGGAGCAACACCAGCCCGGGCGGGTCGGCGGTGACCCGGCCGATGACCGCCGCGCCGTCGCCGAGCGGGTGCCCGCGCAGCGCCGCCACGGCGGCCTCCGCCTGCGCGCCGTCCACCACGGCCACGAGGCGCCCCTCGCAGGCCACGTAGAGCGGGTCGATGCCGAGCAGCTCGCAGGCGCCGGTCACGGTGGGACGCACCGGCACGGCGGCCTCGTCGACCACGATGGCGAGCTGGGCCGCCTGCGCCACCTCGTTGAGGATGGTCGCGACGCCGCCCCGGGTGGCGTCGCGCAGCAGTCGCGCCCCGGGAGCCGCGTCCAGCAGGGCATCCACCAGACCGGGCAGCGCCGCGGTGTCCGAGGCGAGGTCGGCGGCGAGGTCCAGCTCGCCGCGGGCGAGCATGATCGTGACGCCGTGGTCGCCGATCGGCCCGGAGACGATGACCGCGTCACCCGGGCGGATGTGGTCGATGCCCAGGCTCATCGGCCGCTCCAGCACGCCGACGCCCGCCGTGTTGATGTAGCAGCCGTCGGCCTTGCCCCGCTGCACCACCTTCGTGTCGCCGGTGACCACCTGGACCCCGGCGCGCTCCGCGGCGGCGGCCATCGAACCGGCGATCCGCCGCAGGTCGGCGACGGGAAAGCCCTCTTCCAGGATGAACCCGGCCGCCAGGTACAGCGGACGGGCCCCGCTGACCGCCAGGTCGTTGACGGTGCCGTTGACGGCGAGGTCGCCGATGTCTCCGCCGGGGAAGAACAGCGGCGACACCACGTACGAGTCGGTGGTGAAGGCAAGCCGGCTGGCGCCTACGGAGAGCACCGCGCCGTCGTCGAGCTCCTCCAGCGTCGGGTTGCGGAACGCCTCGACGAACAGCCCTTCGATCAGGCTGTGGGTCGCCTTTCCGCCCGCGCCGTGGGCGAGCGTGATCCGGCTCTCCCTGATCTTCGGCGCACGCCGGCGTGCCCGTTCGATGCGCTGCAGCACCTGCTGCTCCGGTGACAGCCGGCCCGGCGCGTGACCGGTCGTCGCGTCGGCCTCGGCCGCCTGCTCGGCCCACCCGGCGGTGCGTTCGGTCGTCATGCCCGGGTCGCCTCCGCGAGCCGCTGCCGCGCGAAGCGGCCGAAGTTGTAGTAGGCCGCGCACGCGCCCTCGGAGGAGACCATGCAGGTGCCGATGGGCGTCTCCGGGGTGCACGCCGTGCCGAACACCTTGCACTCCCAGGGCTTGAGGACTCCCTTGAGCACCTCGCCGCATTGGCAGGCCTTCGGGTCCGCCACCCGCACCCCGGGCACGTCGAAGATCCGCTCCGCGTCGTACGCCGCGTACTCGTCGCGCATCCGCAGGGCGGAGTGCGAGATGAAGCCGAGGCCGCGCCACTCGAAGTACGGTCGTAGCTGCATGACCTGGCCGATCGCCTCCAGCGCCCGCGGGTTCCCGTCCCAGGGCACCACCCGGGTGTACTGGTTCTCCACCGCACAGCGGCCCTCGGCGAGCTGTTTGAGCAGCATGAATACCGACTGCAGCAGGTCCAGCGGTTCGAACCCGGCACACACCAGCGGCTTGCCGTAGTCGCGGGCGATGAACTCGTACGGTCGGCAGCCGATGACGGTGGAGACGTGCCCCGGGCCGAGGAAACCGTCGAGACGCAGGTCCGGTGAGTCGAGGATGGCCTTGATCGCCGGAAGGATCGTCACGTGGTTGCAGAAGACCGAGAAGTTGCCGATGTCATCGGCGGCCGCCCGCAGCACGGTCATGGCGGTCGACGGCGAGGTGGTCTCGAAGCCGATCGCCATGAAGACCACCTTGCGGTCCGGGTTGGTCCGCGCGATCTTCAGGGCGTCCAGTGGCGAGTACACCATCCGGATGTCCGCACCGGCGGCCTTGGCGTCCAGGAACGAGCCGGTCCCGCCCGGGACCCGCATCATGTCGCCGAACGCGGTCATGATGACGCCGGGCTCGTTGGCGATGGCGATGGCGTCGTCCACCCGGCCCATCGGGATGACGCAGACCGGACAGCCCGGCCCGTGCACCAGCGAGACGCTCTCCGGCAGGTAGTCCTCGATCCCGTGCTTGTAGATGGTGTGCGTGTGCCCACCGCACACCTCCATGAACTTGTACTGCCGCCCCGGCTCGCACAACGCGGCGATCTGGGTGGCCAGCGCCTGGGCCTTGTCCGCGTCGCGGTACTCGTCAACGAAACGCATTTGATTCCCTAGGTGATGTCGGATTCGGCGAGCGCCTGCAACTCGTCCGTGTACGCCTGGCCGAGACCGTTCAACATGTCCAATGTGGCGGCCGCCTCCGCTTCGTCGATCTTCGACATGGCGAAGCCGACGTGGACGAGCACCCAGTCGCCGATACCGACCTGGTCCGGACCGAGCAGACCGATGTTGATCGCCCGCCGGACCCCCACGACGTCGACGATGGCGAGGTCGTCGTGGCCGGCCTTGATCTCGACGATCTCGCCCGGGATGCCAAGGCACATCGACCTACTCGTCCTTTCCGATCACATCTTCTCGATCTTGATGTAGCGCCGTAGCGCGGGAAGTTCCTTCCAGAACATCCCGGCCACGGTCACGCCGGCCAGCAGCAACAACAGCTTTCGCACAGCTCACCTCCTTCGGGCCTGGTTCGGGCCAGCTCAGCCCGGCGGTAGGTTCGGCATGATCGGCAGGATCGGCCCGTGCTTCTTGGGCCGGATGCCGGTCGAGCGGCGGGCGTCCACCGTCCCGTCGTCGTGATGGCCCGACTGCCTCCGCCGCCGTGAGTTGCCCTCCTCCACACCCTTGGTGTGCGCCGGTGCGTCGAGTTCCACATCGGGATCGCCCACCCGGATCTCGCCCATGCCCGCCTCCTCCATCAGTCGTTACCGGACGGTCGGTCATGCCGTCGGCCGAGTTCGTCGAAGAACCGGGGAATCTCCCGCCACACCGCGCTGCCCCCCGACATGCCCGTCCAGTGCCGTCGGATGAGCGCCACGAGTCGGAAACACTCGTCGACCGGCACCACCCACTGCTGGCCACCGCCACGCGGCGAGCGCGTCCACACCAGCAGCGCCTCGACCCGCGGCTTCAGCTCGGCCAGCGCGGGTGACCGCGCCTCGACGGCCCGCCAGGCGTCGGCATCGAGCTCCGACTCGGTCGTGCCGAGGGGACTCGGGTAGTGGGCGAGCACCCGGCCGTCCTGGTGCTTCACGAAGAACACCAGCCCGACCGGCACGTCGAGCTCGTCACCGGACAGGCCCGTCGACCGTCTGCCCCGATCGGGGACGAGCTGGTACCGGCCGGCGCCGGCCGCCTCGCGCTCGAACAGCAGGGAGCACGGCGGGCAGGCGCACATCAGCTCCCCGTCCTGCTCGTCCCACACGTGCCGGTGTGCCGGGCCGACCGGCCCGGCGCACATGCCGCAGCGCTCGACCGTCGCCGCGCGCTGCCTTGCCCGGCGGATCGCCCGCTGCAGCGCGCCCGCCGTCATGCCGTGCCACCCGACGCGAGCGGCCCCGCGGCCTGTGCCACCTCGGGCACCGGCGCGGCACCGGTCCGTTCCGGCCGCTGCCACAAGCTGGCGACCGGGATCAGCGCGGGAGCCGGCGCGGGCGCCACCACGTCGACCTCGGACAGCTCCGGGGCGAACGTCAACACCTGTTCCCGTACCAGGTCACGCAGCGCGGCTCCGCCACCGCCGCACGAACTCGCCGACAGGCTGATCGTCGCCACCTCGTCCTGGACACCGACCAACGCGATCTCGGCGCCCTGCGCGCGTAGCTGCGGCCGGAGATCGTCGACCGCCCGGGCCACCCGCCGGTCCACCGGATCCGGGTGGATGTGGTGCAACAGCAGCAGGTGCCGCAGCAGCTCGTCGCCGGCGAGCCGGTCGAGCGTGCGGGTGCTGTCGGCGGCGAGATCGGTGACCCGGGCCAGCGCCTCGCCGTACACCTCGGTCAGCATCTCGACCGCTTCCAACGCCAGCTCGGCGGTGCGGCCGGGGGTCTGCTCGAGCTGGCCGAGCGCGGCGTCCAGGCGGGCCAGCCGCGGCTCGACGGCCGCATCGTCGAGCCGCTGGACGTCCCGCTGCTCAGCCATGGGACGCGCCGAACATCGGCGAGTGGATCTTCTTGAGGGTACGGCCGGCGCCGACGTACATGTGCACACCGCACGGCAGGCACGGATCGAAACTGCGCACCGCCCGCATGATGTCCACACCCTTGAAGTTGTCCGGGCCGTTCTCCTCGAAGATGGGCGTGTTCTGGATCGCGTCCTCGTACGGGCCGGGCGTGCCGTAGCTGTCGCGGGGGCTGCCGTTCCACGGCGTCGGCGGGTACGGGTGGTAGTTGGCGATCTTGCGGTCCCGGATCACCAGGTGGTGCGACAGGGTGCCCCGGACGGCCTCGTGGAAGCCGCAGCCGATGGCCTCGTCCGGCACGTCGAACTCGGCGAAGACCCGCATGTCACCACCGCGCATCCGCTCCATCGCCCGTTCCAGGAAGTACAGCGACATCGCCGCGGCGTACGCGATGAAGTAGGCCCGGGAGCGGTCCCGCTCCAGCGCGTTCGACCAGCGCGGGATCTTCCACTCCAACGTCATCTCGGGCAGCCGCTGGCTCTTTGGCAGCGAGATCAGCACGCTGTTGCCGGTCGACTTGACGTACGGGG
This sequence is a window from Micromonospora sp. NBRC 110009. Protein-coding genes within it:
- a CDS encoding D-sedoheptulose-7-phosphate isomerase, with amino-acid sequence MSTRAEGAIGALYPFLDTRPTDVDAVLAAVARSTAEKAGEIVALRESLVAEHGQRLVDCARRCAAAFHAGGTLFTFGNGGSSTDAQDLAQLFLHPPKAARPLPAISLTHDVALITALSNDVGFEVVFARQLAAFGRAGDIAVGLSTSGGSNNVLRAFEEAARRGMLTVGIAGYDGGRMAESEVIDHLFVVPSASVHRVQEAQTTVYHVLWELTQQALADSR
- a CDS encoding HypC/HybG/HupF family hydrogenase formation chaperone yields the protein MCLGIPGEIVEIKAGHDDLAIVDVVGVRRAINIGLLGPDQVGIGDWVLVHVGFAMSKIDEAEAAATLDMLNGLGQAYTDELQALAESDIT
- a CDS encoding NifU family protein, which gives rise to MAEQRDVQRLDDAAVEPRLARLDAALGQLEQTPGRTAELALEAVEMLTEVYGEALARVTDLAADSTRTLDRLAGDELLRHLLLLHHIHPDPVDRRVARAVDDLRPQLRAQGAEIALVGVQDEVATISLSASSCGGGGAALRDLVREQVLTFAPELSEVDVVAPAPAPALIPVASLWQRPERTGAAPVPEVAQAAGPLASGGTA
- a CDS encoding HypC/HybG/HupF family hydrogenase formation chaperone, producing the protein MSPQPVPTTRGVPECHDDVCITCSDTAVAVRVRKLMADGLAVVDTDAGPEEVSVALVDAEPGDVVLVHAKEAIAVVEKRR
- the glpK gene encoding glycerol kinase GlpK: MADFVGAVDQGTTSTRFMIFDHGGNEVGRHQLEHQQILPQAGWVEHNPLEIWERTQTVIQTAMNARGLTGADLAALGITNQRETTVVWNRRTGRPYYNAIVWQDTRTDRIASALERTGKGDVIRRKAGLPPATYFSAGKIQWILENVDGVREAAERGEAVFGNTDTWLLWNLTGGTEGGVHVTDPTNASRTMLMNLETLDWDDELLSFFGIPRAMLPEIRPSSDPRSYGSTAPHGPFSSPVPLTGDLGDQQAATVGQVCFAPGEAKNTYGTGNFMLLNTGTDIVRSKAGLLTTVCYQFGDEAPVYALEGSIAVTGSAVQWLRDQLKIISTAGQSEILARQVEDNGGVYFVPAFSGLFAPYWRSDARGAIVGLSRFNTDAHIARATLESICYQSRDVAEAMAQDCGTDLECLKVDGGVTVNDLCMQLQADILGVPVSRPVVAETTALGAAYAAGLAVGFWKSTDELRENWNESRRWQPSWSAEQRETGYARWKKAVQRTLDWVDVG
- a CDS encoding D-sedoheptulose-7-phosphate isomerase is translated as MQSPVVPAVHRAFARRVRPAEALAGDATQIARACHEMAVRFHRGGKLIVFANGGPATDAQHVVVEFVHPVIVGKRALPAISLTNDAATLTGIARAEGFDEVFAAQLRLLAAPEDIALGLSVDGRCANVRRGLMTARDLGLLTVGLLGGDGGDIARDGIADHVVVARSDDPCIVKEVHVTIYHILWELVHVFFEQPGLLEPESVR
- the hypE gene encoding hydrogenase expression/formation protein HypE, producing MTTERTAGWAEQAAEADATTGHAPGRLSPEQQVLQRIERARRRAPKIRESRITLAHGAGGKATHSLIEGLFVEAFRNPTLEELDDGAVLSVGASRLAFTTDSYVVSPLFFPGGDIGDLAVNGTVNDLAVSGARPLYLAAGFILEEGFPVADLRRIAGSMAAAAERAGVQVVTGDTKVVQRGKADGCYINTAGVGVLERPMSLGIDHIRPGDAVIVSGPIGDHGVTIMLARGELDLAADLASDTAALPGLVDALLDAAPGARLLRDATRGGVATILNEVAQAAQLAIVVDEAAVPVRPTVTGACELLGIDPLYVACEGRLVAVVDGAQAEAAVAALRGHPLGDGAAVIGRVTADPPGLVLLHTAFGGTRVVDMLVGDPLPRIC
- the hypF gene encoding carbamoyltransferase HypF: MHVRVEGIVQGVGFRPFVHALATEYDLAGFVGNDTTGVFVEVEGDGDRLTAFVADLSRRAPALAQVERLTTEAVPPTGRPGFAIVTSVTGAGREALISPDTATCPDCLAELSDPADRRHGYPFTNCTNCGPRFTIVEDVPYDRRTTTMAEFALCPACAAEYADPANRRFHAEPVCCPACGPALRLVTAGGTSVAGDPVDTAVRWLRDGRIVAVKGLGGYHLAARADDDRAVSTLRARKHREEKPFAVMAADLPAANALVDVPPAAVPVLTGARRPVVLLPRRADAPVADSVAPGNRDLGVLLPYTPLHQLLLRRLGMPIVLTSGNVSDEPIAHRDDDARRRLARIADGFLVHDRRIHVRTDDSVVRVFRGRELPVRRSRGYVPAPITVPWRFDRPVLACGAELKNTFCVAKGRRAFVSHHVGDLENYETLRAFTDGIAHFTRLFDIRPEVVAHDLHPEYLSTKYALQRDDVELVGVQHHHAHIASCLADNGEPGPVIGVAFDGLGFGPDGTLWGGELLVADLTGFERVGHLGAVPMPGGAAAIREPWRMAAAYLDEIYGDAVPDLPVRRRHERHWPAVVALARSGTNSPRTSSAGRLFDAVAALLGLRDRVTYEGQAAIALEQRADPDERGGYRIEPSGVPLADVGRGLVRCVVDDLLAQVDPGRIAARFQHGLADAVVRAAEAARERTGLAVVALSGGVFQNVLLLDRTVSGLEQHGFRVLVHSRVPPNDGGICLGQAVVAAARAVPAG
- the hypD gene encoding hydrogenase formation protein HypD — protein: MRFVDEYRDADKAQALATQIAALCEPGRQYKFMEVCGGHTHTIYKHGIEDYLPESVSLVHGPGCPVCVIPMGRVDDAIAIANEPGVIMTAFGDMMRVPGGTGSFLDAKAAGADIRMVYSPLDALKIARTNPDRKVVFMAIGFETTSPSTAMTVLRAAADDIGNFSVFCNHVTILPAIKAILDSPDLRLDGFLGPGHVSTVIGCRPYEFIARDYGKPLVCAGFEPLDLLQSVFMLLKQLAEGRCAVENQYTRVVPWDGNPRALEAIGQVMQLRPYFEWRGLGFISHSALRMRDEYAAYDAERIFDVPGVRVADPKACQCGEVLKGVLKPWECKVFGTACTPETPIGTCMVSSEGACAAYYNFGRFARQRLAEATRA
- a CDS encoding DUF6893 family small protein produces the protein MRKLLLLLAGVTVAGMFWKELPALRRYIKIEKM
- a CDS encoding DUF5947 family protein, translated to MTAGALQRAIRRARQRAATVERCGMCAGPVGPAHRHVWDEQDGELMCACPPCSLLFEREAAGAGRYQLVPDRGRRSTGLSGDELDVPVGLVFFVKHQDGRVLAHYPSPLGTTESELDADAWRAVEARSPALAELKPRVEALLVWTRSPRGGGQQWVVPVDECFRLVALIRRHWTGMSGGSAVWREIPRFFDELGRRHDRPSGND
- a CDS encoding helix-turn-helix transcriptional regulator, coding for MYGRELRGLLHPFLLLLIFERPGHGYDLIDRLRALGMPDVEPGHVYRVLRGLERDRSLTSVWETGGAGPARRCYELTAKGRNDLRSWRVRLAQLDRVIGACLRRSAGAFEGTRVGRADRYAASGR